A window of the Nycticebus coucang isolate mNycCou1 chromosome 3, mNycCou1.pri, whole genome shotgun sequence genome harbors these coding sequences:
- the PSTK gene encoding L-seryl-tRNA(Sec) kinase isoform X4 translates to MMSYRSLYPFQWKVLRLELLKYLEYFLMAVINGCQMSAPPNRTEAMWEDFITCLKEQDLIFSAESEAQSSYIIMKTAVSRPLLLILDDNFYYQSMRYEVYQLARKYSLGFCQLFLDCPLETCLQRNGQRPRALPAETIHLMQRKIEKPNPEKNAWEHNSLTIQSPACASEASLEVTDLLHIALENPVKYVEDNMEQKETDRIICSTNILHKVDQTLRRIVSQTMKEAKDEQVPPHNLKFLAEELNKLKTEFLEDLRQGNKKYLCFQQIIDISDVISFFNYEKDKIVLKYFSKQH, encoded by the exons ATGATGTCTTATAGAAGTTTATAT CCATTCCAGTGGAAAGTGCTTAGACTGGAACTGTTAAAGTACCTGGAATACTTCTTAATGGCTGTCATTAATGGATGTCAGATGTCAGCCCCACCCAACAGGACTGAAGCCATGTGGGAAGATTTTATAACCTGCTTAAAGGAACAAGATCTGATATTTTCTGCAGAGTCTGAGGCCCAGTCTTCCTACATCATAATGAAAACTGCTGTTTCTAGacctttgcttttgattttagaTGACAACTTTTATTATCAAAGTATGAGATACGAAGTCTACCAGCTGGCTCGGAAAT ATTCGTTAGGCTTTTGCCAACTCTTTTTAGATTGTCCTCTGGAGACCTGTTTACAAAGGAATGGCCAGAGACCACGGGCACTGCCTGCAGAGACCATCCACCTGATgcaaagaaagatagaaaagccCAACCCTGAGAAAAATGCTTGGGAACACAACAGCCTCACAATTCAGAGTCCAGCATGTGCTTCAGAGGCCAG CCTGGAGGTGACTGATTTGTTGCATATTGCCTTGGAAAATCCAGTCAAATATGTTGAGGACAATATGGAACAAAAG GAAACAGACAGAATCATTTGTTCAACTAACATTCTTCATAAAGTGGATCAGACACTCCGAAGAATTGTGTCTCAGACGATGAAGGAAGCAAAAG atgaaCAAGTGCCTCCTCACAACTTGAAGTTTCTAGCAGAAGAACTTAATAAGCTCAAAACAGAGTTTTTGGAAGACCtaagacaaggaaacaaaaaatatctgTGCTTTCAACAAATTATTGACATATcagatgtcatttctttttttaattatgagaaaGATAAGATTGTACTGAAGTATTTTTCAAAGCAGCATTAA
- the PSTK gene encoding L-seryl-tRNA(Sec) kinase isoform X1 → MKTADGARATGNEGPRKLALCVLCGLPAAGKSTFARALVHRLRQEQAWAVGVVAYDDVMPDAFLDEARARPPPFQWKVLRLELLKYLEYFLMAVINGCQMSAPPNRTEAMWEDFITCLKEQDLIFSAESEAQSSYIIMKTAVSRPLLLILDDNFYYQSMRYEVYQLARKYSLGFCQLFLDCPLETCLQRNGQRPRALPAETIHLMQRKIEKPNPEKNAWEHNSLTIQSPACASEASLEVTDLLHIALENPVKYVEDNMEQKETDRIICSTNILHKVDQTLRRIVSQTMKEAKDEQVPPHNLKFLAEELNKLKTEFLEDLRQGNKKYLCFQQIIDISDVISFFNYEKDKIVLKYFSKQH, encoded by the exons ATGAAGACCGCAGATGGCGCCAGAGCAACTGGCAACGAGGGGCCACGGAAGCTGGCTCTCTGCGTCCTCTGCGGCCTGCCTGCTGCAGGAAAGTCGACCTTCGCGCGCGCGCTCGTCCACCGACTGCGGCAGGAACAGGCCTGGGCCGTCGGCGTCGTCGCGTATGATGACGTCATGCCCGATGCGTTCCTCGACGAAGCGAGAGCGCGGCCGCCG CCATTCCAGTGGAAAGTGCTTAGACTGGAACTGTTAAAGTACCTGGAATACTTCTTAATGGCTGTCATTAATGGATGTCAGATGTCAGCCCCACCCAACAGGACTGAAGCCATGTGGGAAGATTTTATAACCTGCTTAAAGGAACAAGATCTGATATTTTCTGCAGAGTCTGAGGCCCAGTCTTCCTACATCATAATGAAAACTGCTGTTTCTAGacctttgcttttgattttagaTGACAACTTTTATTATCAAAGTATGAGATACGAAGTCTACCAGCTGGCTCGGAAAT ATTCGTTAGGCTTTTGCCAACTCTTTTTAGATTGTCCTCTGGAGACCTGTTTACAAAGGAATGGCCAGAGACCACGGGCACTGCCTGCAGAGACCATCCACCTGATgcaaagaaagatagaaaagccCAACCCTGAGAAAAATGCTTGGGAACACAACAGCCTCACAATTCAGAGTCCAGCATGTGCTTCAGAGGCCAG CCTGGAGGTGACTGATTTGTTGCATATTGCCTTGGAAAATCCAGTCAAATATGTTGAGGACAATATGGAACAAAAG GAAACAGACAGAATCATTTGTTCAACTAACATTCTTCATAAAGTGGATCAGACACTCCGAAGAATTGTGTCTCAGACGATGAAGGAAGCAAAAG atgaaCAAGTGCCTCCTCACAACTTGAAGTTTCTAGCAGAAGAACTTAATAAGCTCAAAACAGAGTTTTTGGAAGACCtaagacaaggaaacaaaaaatatctgTGCTTTCAACAAATTATTGACATATcagatgtcatttctttttttaattatgagaaaGATAAGATTGTACTGAAGTATTTTTCAAAGCAGCATTAA
- the PSTK gene encoding L-seryl-tRNA(Sec) kinase isoform X3, whose product MKTADGARATGNEGPRKLALCVLCGLPAAGKSTFARALVHRLRQEQAWAVGVVAYDDVMPDAFLDEARARPPPFQWKVLRLELLKYLEYFLMAVINGCQMSAPPNRTEAMWEDFITCLKEQDLIFSAESEAQSSYIIMKTAVSRPLLLILDDNFYYQSMRYEVYQLARKYSLGFCQLFLDCPLETCLQRNGQRPRALPAETIHLMQRKIEKPNPEKNAWEHNSLTIQSPACASEASLEVTDLLHIALENPVKYVEDNMEQKETDRIICSTNILHKVDQTLRRIVSQTMKEAKVLQMEK is encoded by the exons ATGAAGACCGCAGATGGCGCCAGAGCAACTGGCAACGAGGGGCCACGGAAGCTGGCTCTCTGCGTCCTCTGCGGCCTGCCTGCTGCAGGAAAGTCGACCTTCGCGCGCGCGCTCGTCCACCGACTGCGGCAGGAACAGGCCTGGGCCGTCGGCGTCGTCGCGTATGATGACGTCATGCCCGATGCGTTCCTCGACGAAGCGAGAGCGCGGCCGCCG CCATTCCAGTGGAAAGTGCTTAGACTGGAACTGTTAAAGTACCTGGAATACTTCTTAATGGCTGTCATTAATGGATGTCAGATGTCAGCCCCACCCAACAGGACTGAAGCCATGTGGGAAGATTTTATAACCTGCTTAAAGGAACAAGATCTGATATTTTCTGCAGAGTCTGAGGCCCAGTCTTCCTACATCATAATGAAAACTGCTGTTTCTAGacctttgcttttgattttagaTGACAACTTTTATTATCAAAGTATGAGATACGAAGTCTACCAGCTGGCTCGGAAAT ATTCGTTAGGCTTTTGCCAACTCTTTTTAGATTGTCCTCTGGAGACCTGTTTACAAAGGAATGGCCAGAGACCACGGGCACTGCCTGCAGAGACCATCCACCTGATgcaaagaaagatagaaaagccCAACCCTGAGAAAAATGCTTGGGAACACAACAGCCTCACAATTCAGAGTCCAGCATGTGCTTCAGAGGCCAG CCTGGAGGTGACTGATTTGTTGCATATTGCCTTGGAAAATCCAGTCAAATATGTTGAGGACAATATGGAACAAAAG GAAACAGACAGAATCATTTGTTCAACTAACATTCTTCATAAAGTGGATCAGACACTCCGAAGAATTGTGTCTCAGACGATGAAGGAAGCAAAAG ttttacaaatggagaaataG
- the PSTK gene encoding L-seryl-tRNA(Sec) kinase isoform X2: protein MKTADGARATGNEGPRKLALCVLCGLPAAGKSTFARALVHRLRQEQAWAVGVVAYDDVMPDAFLDEARARPPPFQWKVLRLELLKYLEYFLMAVINGCQMSAPPNRTEAMWEDFITCLKEQDLIFSAESEAQSSYIIMKTAVSRPLLLILDDNFYYQSMRYEVYQLARKYCPLETCLQRNGQRPRALPAETIHLMQRKIEKPNPEKNAWEHNSLTIQSPACASEASLEVTDLLHIALENPVKYVEDNMEQKETDRIICSTNILHKVDQTLRRIVSQTMKEAKDEQVPPHNLKFLAEELNKLKTEFLEDLRQGNKKYLCFQQIIDISDVISFFNYEKDKIVLKYFSKQH from the exons ATGAAGACCGCAGATGGCGCCAGAGCAACTGGCAACGAGGGGCCACGGAAGCTGGCTCTCTGCGTCCTCTGCGGCCTGCCTGCTGCAGGAAAGTCGACCTTCGCGCGCGCGCTCGTCCACCGACTGCGGCAGGAACAGGCCTGGGCCGTCGGCGTCGTCGCGTATGATGACGTCATGCCCGATGCGTTCCTCGACGAAGCGAGAGCGCGGCCGCCG CCATTCCAGTGGAAAGTGCTTAGACTGGAACTGTTAAAGTACCTGGAATACTTCTTAATGGCTGTCATTAATGGATGTCAGATGTCAGCCCCACCCAACAGGACTGAAGCCATGTGGGAAGATTTTATAACCTGCTTAAAGGAACAAGATCTGATATTTTCTGCAGAGTCTGAGGCCCAGTCTTCCTACATCATAATGAAAACTGCTGTTTCTAGacctttgcttttgattttagaTGACAACTTTTATTATCAAAGTATGAGATACGAAGTCTACCAGCTGGCTCGGAAAT ATTGTCCTCTGGAGACCTGTTTACAAAGGAATGGCCAGAGACCACGGGCACTGCCTGCAGAGACCATCCACCTGATgcaaagaaagatagaaaagccCAACCCTGAGAAAAATGCTTGGGAACACAACAGCCTCACAATTCAGAGTCCAGCATGTGCTTCAGAGGCCAG CCTGGAGGTGACTGATTTGTTGCATATTGCCTTGGAAAATCCAGTCAAATATGTTGAGGACAATATGGAACAAAAG GAAACAGACAGAATCATTTGTTCAACTAACATTCTTCATAAAGTGGATCAGACACTCCGAAGAATTGTGTCTCAGACGATGAAGGAAGCAAAAG atgaaCAAGTGCCTCCTCACAACTTGAAGTTTCTAGCAGAAGAACTTAATAAGCTCAAAACAGAGTTTTTGGAAGACCtaagacaaggaaacaaaaaatatctgTGCTTTCAACAAATTATTGACATATcagatgtcatttctttttttaattatgagaaaGATAAGATTGTACTGAAGTATTTTTCAAAGCAGCATTAA
- the IKZF5 gene encoding zinc finger protein Pegasus, whose product MGEKKPEPLDFVKDFQEYLTQQTHHVNMISGSVSGDKEAEALQGAGTDGDQNGLDHPSVEVSLDENSGMLVDGFERTFDGKLKCRYCNYASKGTARLIEHIRIHTGEKPHRCHLCPFASAYERHLEAHMRSHTGEKPYKCELCSFRCSDRSNLSHHRRRKHKMVPIKGTRSSLSSKKMWGVLQKKTSNLGYSRRALINLSPPSMVVQKPDYLNDFTHEIPNIQTDSYESMAKTTPTGGLPRDPQELMVDNPLNQLSTLAGQLSSLPPENQNPASPDVVPCPDEKPFMIQQPSAQAAVSAVSVSIPQSSSPTSPEPRPSHSQRNYSPVAGPSSEPSAHTSTPSIGNSQPSTPAPALPVQDPQLLHHCQHCDMYFADNILYTIHMGCHGYENPFQCNICGCKCKNKYDFACHFARGQHNQH is encoded by the exons atgGGTGAAAAGAAACCAGAGCCTTTGGACTTCGTGAAAGATTTTCAGGAATACCTGACTCAGCAGACGCATCATGTGAACATGATTTCTGGATCAGTTAGTGGGGACAAAGAAGCAGAGGCTCTTCAGGGAG CTGGAACAGATGGTGATCAAAATGGACTGGATCACCCATCTGTTGAAGTTTCCCTGGATGAAAACTCAGGAATGTTAGTAGACGGGTTTGAAAGGACATTTGATGGGAAGCTCAAGTGTCGGTACTGCAACTATGCCAGCAAAGGAACAGCCCGGCTTATTGAACATATTAGAATCCACACAG gtGAGAAACCACATAGATGTCACCTATGTCCATTTGCATCTGCTTATGAACGTCATCTGGAAGCTCATATGCGTtctcatactggagaaaaaccatacaaatgtgaatTATGTTCCTTCCGCTGCAGTGATCGAAGTAACCTGTCCCATCATCGAAGGCGCAAGCATAAAATGGTACCAATTAAAGGCACTAGGTCTTCCTTAAGCAGCAAGAAAATGTGGGGGGTTTTACAGAAGAAAACAAGCAATCTGGGCTATAGCAGAAGAGCACTAATCAATTTAAGTCCACCTTCCATGGTGGTTCAGAAACCAGACTACCTTAATGATTTTACCCATGAGATCCCAAATATCCAGACTGACTCCTATGAAAGTATGGCAAAAACCACACCAACGGGTGGCCTTCCAAGGGACCCCCAAGAACTCATGGTTGACAACCCTTTGAATCAGCTCTCGACTCTAGCAGGACAGTTGTCCAGTTTGCCTCCTGAAAACCAAAACCCTGCATCCCCTGATGTAGTCCCCTGCCCCGATGAAAAGCCTTTCATGATTCAGCAGCCGTCTGCCCAAGCAGCAGTCTCAGCTGTGTCAGTAAGTATTCCCCAGAGCTCCTCTCCCACAAGCCCCGAACCTCGGCCATCACATAGTCAAAGGAACTATAGCCCAGTGGCAGGTCCGAGCAGCGAGCCAAGTGCCCACACGAGCACTCCTAGTATAGGAAATAGCCAGCCAAGCACTCCAGCCCCCGCCCTGCCGGTCCAGGACCCTCAGCTTCTGCACCACTGCCAACACTGTGATATGTACTTTGCAGACAATATCCTTTACACTATTCACATGGGGTGTCATGGGTATGAAAACCCTTTTCAGTGTAATATATGTGGATGCAAATGTAAAAACAAGTATGATTTTGCCTGTCATTTCGCAAGAGGGCAACATAACCAACATTGA